The genome window TATCCGCAATCATGGCTTCGGTGGTTAACAGAAGCGAAGACACAGATACCGCATTTTGGAGCGCAGTACGGGTTACTTTGGTCGGGTCCATAATGCCCCAAGCAATCATATCGCCGTACTCCTCATTGGCTGCATTAAAGCCAAAAGTACCGGTTCCTTCCTTCACTTTATTGACCACAATGGAGCCTTCATGACCCGCATTGGTCGCGATCATACGAAGAGGCTCTTCGCAAGCACGCTTCAAAAGTTCAACACCAAATTTTTCGTTGGGAAGAACTTCCAAACCATCCAAAGCCTTCAGCGCACGAATCAAAGCAACCCCGCCTCCCGGAACAATGCCTTCTTCAACCGCTGCACGGGTTGCATGCAAAGCATCTTCCACGCGAGCCTTCTTTTCCTTCATTTCGATTTCAGTGGCTGCACCAACTCGAACAACCGCAACACCACCGGCCAGTTTGGCCAGGCGCTCTTGAAGTTTTTCACGATCGTAATCGGAAGTTGTTTCTTCGATTTGACCTCGAATTTGCTTGATACGAGCTTGAATGGCATCCGTTTGGCCACTGCCGTCAATCACAGTGGTGTTGTCTTTATCAACCGTCACGCGCTTGGCACGGCCCAGATCGGCCAACCCAACGCTTTCTAGTTTCACTCCCATGTCTTCCGAAACGAAGCGAGCCCCTGTCAAGGTGGCAATGTCTTCCAACATCGCTTTGCGACGATCCCCGAATCCTGGAGCTTTGACTGCGCAGATATTCAGAGTTCCACGAAGTTTATTCACAACCAAGGTTGCCAAGGCTTCGCCTTCCACTTCTTCCGCGATAATCAACATCGGACGGCCACTCTTAGCTACTTGCTCCAGCACAGGAAGCATGTCTTTGAGGTTCGAAATCTTCTTTTCGTAAACCAAGATGTAAGGATCGTCCAACTGAACTTGCATGCGCTCGGCATTGGTCACAAAATAAGGAGACAAATAACCGCGGTCGAATTGCATCCCTTCAACGACTTCCAAAGTCGTTTCGAGGCTTTTGGCTTCTTCCACCGTAATCACGCCTTCTTTACCAACCTTTTCCATCGCTTGAGCAATGATTTCGCCAATGGTATGGTCGCCGTTCGCTGAAATCGTTCCGACTTGCGCAATTTCCCGATGATCTTTCGTCGGTTTGGATTGCCTCTTCAGCTCTTCAACCAGGACCCGAGTGGCTTTATCCAACCCGCGTTTGATTTCCATTGGATTATGACCCGCCGCTACGTACTTCGAGCCTTCTGCGTAGATTGCTTGAGCCAATACCGTGGCCGTCGTGGTACCATCGCCTGCATTGTCCGAAGTGCGAGAGGCCACTTCTTTCACCATCTGAGCACCCATGTTCTCAAACTTATCAGCCAACTCAACTTCTTTCGCAACCGTCACACCATCTTTGCTGATGGTAGGAGCTCCCCAGCTCTTTTCAATGACCACATTGCGGCCTTTAGGACCCAGAGTGACCTTCACGGTATTGGCCAGGGTATTTACCCCTCGCAACAATTTTTCACGAGCGTTTGTATCAAAAATAATTTCTTTTGCGGACATCTTGACTCCTTTTTTTACTGAATAATTCCCAGCAGATCATCTTCTTTCAAAAGCAGAAATGACTCGCCATTCAGCTTGATTTCAGTTTCGGAATACTTCGAGAAAAGAACACGATCTCCAGCTTGGACGGTCAAAGGACGGAGTGTTCCATCGTTCATAACCTTGCCAGAACCAACCGCTACGACTTGGCCTTCAAGAGGCTTTTCCTTCGCGCTGTCTGGGATGTACAATCCACCTCGGGTTTTTTCTTCGCTCTCAACTCGCTTAACCAAAACGCGGTCATGCAGAGGCTTTAACTGTGTCGACATGCAAAACTCTCCTTTATCTAACTATGTGGCAAGGAGGATAAGCACTTCCGTCATTCGGTCAAGGGGCCAAATGATCTCGATAATGTTCTTTGTAGATTTCAATCAAGGTCAAAAACATGGTGACGACCAAAGGACCATAAAAAAGCCCCAAGACCCCAAACAAGTGCACGCCCCCTAAGACCGATAGAAGCACCAAGACGATATGCACGCGGCTTTTTCCTCCGATCAGGCGAGGCTTTAAAACCAGCTCACACAACCCTAAGTAAGTCAGGTTATAGAGAAAATACAACCAGGCCTGGTCATTCTGGCCTTTGCTCATCAAAATGAGTGTTGCAGGCAAAATGACAATCCAGGAACCGATCACCGGCAAGAAAGCCGATAGTCCCAAAACCACCCCCCAGAAAATACCTGGCCCTAGATGGAACCAATGAAAACCCAGCCCTCCCAAGATGCCCTCTAAAAGCCCAACCAGCCCATTGCCCACAAAAACAGCTTTGCAAATCTCGGAAAACTGCCGAACCAGGTACTCCTTCTCTTCTTCGGGCAAAGGGGAAAGCTCCATGATGTACTTTTTAAGTTCGGTTCCGCTCACCAAGAACGTGAATACAATGAGCATCGTAATCACCAGGTTAAAGGCGATTAAAAGAGCATTGCTCGCCAACTCGCTCAAACGGTCGTACAGCATCCCCCCAAAGGAACTCATGAGTTGACTCACACTTTCAACGATTTTTTCTGCGGGTAAATCAATGCCGATCTGGCTGGCTAAAAGCCGAATCTGGGCGATTAAAGGATGCTGGCTGGAAAAGTCTGACAATGAGCTTCCCAAAAGATTGTTAACATTTTTGCTTTGGTAAAATTCAAACGCCTGCTGCGAAAGCTGACTCACAAAGAAGCTAAACGGCAACGAAACGCCCAAGATAATCAAGAGCAGCACAAAACTCGCAGCGATGTACTTTCTGCCGCGACACACCAAGAGAACCGACTCGTAAAGAGGGTAAAAAATCGAGACCAAAACCAGGCCCAAAACAATGGGCGTGATAAAAATCCAAAAAAGATCGACCAACAGATACAAGGTAGACAAAAGCAAGACGAGAAAGACCGCCAGCGTGAGTCGTGAATTAGGCATCCCAGAGCCCTAACACGATTTCAAGGAGACAGCCAACGGCGTTCCGCTTCTTTTTCATCCCACTCTAAATGCCTTTTATGATCAACGATGGGATAATAAAGACCGATGGCTCCTGTGACGGAACAGACATCTTCTAGATTTTTCTTGAGGTCATCCACCAAAATAATTCTCTTGGGCTTAAAAGAGATGTCTTTTAGATAATTCAAGAGCGCTTGGCCTTTGGGATAATTGTTGTGCGCAAACAAAATCCCTTCATGATAGTAGGCCGAATCTTCGAA of Myxococcaceae bacterium contains these proteins:
- the groES gene encoding co-chaperone GroES, with amino-acid sequence MSTQLKPLHDRVLVKRVESEEKTRGGLYIPDSAKEKPLEGQVVAVGSGKVMNDGTLRPLTVQAGDRVLFSKYSETEIKLNGESFLLLKEDDLLGIIQ
- the groL gene encoding chaperonin GroEL (60 kDa chaperone family; promotes refolding of misfolded polypeptides especially under stressful conditions; forms two stacked rings of heptamers to form a barrel-shaped 14mer; ends can be capped by GroES; misfolded proteins enter the barrel where they are refolded when GroES binds), with translation MSAKEIIFDTNAREKLLRGVNTLANTVKVTLGPKGRNVVIEKSWGAPTISKDGVTVAKEVELADKFENMGAQMVKEVASRTSDNAGDGTTTATVLAQAIYAEGSKYVAAGHNPMEIKRGLDKATRVLVEELKRQSKPTKDHREIAQVGTISANGDHTIGEIIAQAMEKVGKEGVITVEEAKSLETTLEVVEGMQFDRGYLSPYFVTNAERMQVQLDDPYILVYEKKISNLKDMLPVLEQVAKSGRPMLIIAEEVEGEALATLVVNKLRGTLNICAVKAPGFGDRRKAMLEDIATLTGARFVSEDMGVKLESVGLADLGRAKRVTVDKDNTTVIDGSGQTDAIQARIKQIRGQIEETTSDYDREKLQERLAKLAGGVAVVRVGAATEIEMKEKKARVEDALHATRAAVEEGIVPGGGVALIRALKALDGLEVLPNEKFGVELLKRACEEPLRMIATNAGHEGSIVVNKVKEGTGTFGFNAANEEYGDMIAWGIMDPTKVTRTALQNAVSVSSLLLTTEAMIADKSDDKKETAAPGAGMGGMGGGMGGMGF
- a CDS encoding AI-2E family transporter, with amino-acid sequence MPNSRLTLAVFLVLLLSTLYLLVDLFWIFITPIVLGLVLVSIFYPLYESVLLVCRGRKYIAASFVLLLIILGVSLPFSFFVSQLSQQAFEFYQSKNVNNLLGSSLSDFSSQHPLIAQIRLLASQIGIDLPAEKIVESVSQLMSSFGGMLYDRLSELASNALLIAFNLVITMLIVFTFLVSGTELKKYIMELSPLPEEEKEYLVRQFSEICKAVFVGNGLVGLLEGILGGLGFHWFHLGPGIFWGVVLGLSAFLPVIGSWIVILPATLILMSKGQNDQAWLYFLYNLTYLGLCELVLKPRLIGGKSRVHIVLVLLSVLGGVHLFGVLGLFYGPLVVTMFLTLIEIYKEHYRDHLAP